DNA from Onthophagus taurus isolate NC chromosome 2, IU_Otau_3.0, whole genome shotgun sequence:
aatacaagaaaatcgATTAGTTTCAATACCAAGAACCATATTTTTCCATTGCTCTGTGTATATAagacgtttttttttaatatattttatagctattaataaagtgttttaatAATAGCGTTAGCAAGCAATAATATTTGCCTCAATAACATTGATTTAACGTTtatatgtaataattttacgaattgttaaaaaaagggGCATAGTTGTTAATATTGGACCAAAGATGGGCCtttatttcatcgttattTAGCTGCGTAGTTTTAGGCACAACATTTAAGCAcaactattaataaaaaagctaACTATAAATGTCTTCTAGCTTTtcgacaatatttttaaaaaaatctgttttacatttaattaatactgaaaaatgtacaaaaaattaaatgaaataaagataatgttattttttaatcattaattaataagttgttgcttgaaataataatagtttattaaaaacgttGAAGAATGTAATATGTTTATTCAtcccaaataaaaaaagcaaaGTATTTTCTATGTTTGTGTATTTTTTAAtacccaaaaattaaatacctttataaaataattaatataaaatacatttgcacttaaaaaaaaaaataaataaattaaattaatctatCAATGTtatcatttaaatattcatttttccAATCTTCAGTAATATCATCTAAATgattatcaaaatcaattaaatgcGAATATGCACGTTCTTTTAACAATTGTGAACAACATCCAAGAGTATCTTTCGGGGCTAAAGAAACTTTATTCACATCAACTTGTCTATATTTCCCATCTGAATACTGAGCGACTTTAATTGCAGCATTATCCcctttcaaatttaatttatgattCTCCACAATAACCATACAAGCTGACGGAAAATTTTCTGCCACTTTTTCAGCTATTTTATGATTGGCTTTTTCGATTGAACATTCTTTAAGATTCTCATGTGCTGTGTAATAACCAGCGATCACCAAACCTAATTGATTGGCATATTGATCGATCTAAAggtaataaataacatttaaatactttttttatttaacatttcttaTTTACCTCAGTTAAAGCAATTTCCGCCATTGGAGTGAGGTTAAGTGCTACGTGAAAAAGTGGAATTGCGTCGACAAACTCTACATCTTTTCCTTTGGTAGGTTTCGCAAGTAAAACACCGTTAATAGAACAATGACCGTATTTTGCGGcgtgtaaaattattttacaataagCTCTTGCAGAAATTATCAACTCGGTCATTTTGAAGGATGCTGATTTGACATAAAATGACATTTCATGTTAGTGTGTATTTGGTAGACACATAATTTTGCTTATTTCGTAGACGGTTCTATTAAATGTACAATGTACTGTTACCAAATctattaaataacaaatttggtGAAAGCTGTCAAAACGTAGCGTGTTCGTTTAGCGTCGTTTGTCGTTTATGTTTAGatatttcgaataaaatgagaaaataaGCGATTTGGtaagattttatttcattatattattatttaaacggattttctttattgtggtataaattatttaaacgaaaataaGATGGAAATGGAAGACGCTTACCTAACctatcttttttttgttatatttacaGTTAATATGTCTTTGCCGCCATATATTTTGGGGCCTAACCCATGGGCCACAATGATGGCCCAACAACATCTGGCCGCGGCACACGCTCAAGCGCAAGTAGCCGCGGCACAAGCCCATGCCCACGCGCTTCAACAACAAATGCCCCCTCCGCATCCGAAATCCGATGTAATGACGGAAGATAAACTTCAAGAAAAAGCTCAAAAATGGCATCAATTGCAATCAAAACGTTTTGCTGATAAACGCAAACTAGGTTTTGTCGATGCACAAAAAGAAGATATGCCCCCTGAGCATATCCGTAAAATCATTCGAGATCACGGTGATATGAGCAGTCGAAAATACCGCCATGATAAACGTGTTTATTTGGGTGCTTTAAAATACATGCCTCATGCCGTAATGAAACTTTTGGAAAACATGCCCATGCCATGGGAACAAATTCGTGATGTTAAAGTTTTGTATCATATCACAGGGGCTATTACATTTGTAAATGAAATTCCGTGGGTGATTGAACCGGTTTATATAGCTCAATGGGGCACAATTTGGATCATGATGCGTCGTGAAAAACGCGATCGCCGCCATTTTAAACGTATGAGATTTCCTCCATTTGATGATGAAGAGCCGCCATTAGATTATGCTGATAATGTATTGGATGTTGAACCTTTAGAGGCAATTCAAATAGAATTAGATGCAGAAGAAGATGCTGCCGTTGCTAAATGGTTTTACGATCATAAACCTTTAGTAGGAactaagtaaaaaaaatatttaatttttatttattttttttcattaattcctttttttaagatatgtaAATGGGCCCACATATAGAAAATGGAATTTAACTTTACCTATGATGGCTACTTTATATAGATTAGCTAACCAATTATTAACTGATTTAGTTGAttcgaattatttttatttatttgatacaaaaagtttttttactgCTAAAGCTTTGAATATGGCTATTCCTGGTGGTCCTAAATTTGAACCCCTCATCAAGGATATGAACCCAGGGTATGTTGAGTTATTTTCTGGGaaaagtttattataattttgttttgcagGGATGAAGATTGGAATGAATTTAACgatattcataaaattattataagacAACCAATTCGTACTGAGTATCGAATTGCTTTTCCTTATCTATACAATAATATGCCTCATTTTGTGCACTTATCATGGTAAGAattaatgatgatgatgatgaatttttattaaatttcacaCTAGTTTTGTTTCATTACTATAAGTGAATTTGTAATGATATACTAGCAGTGTGATATACTATTACACAGTGATTTGATATTACTTTCTATTGTGTAGATTAAAAGATAGAAATGGGTTGAAAGTCAtgaacatttaattttaaaccaaaaactTACCTTAATTTAAAcagatttgaaattaattagcATTTTTATTTGTCTAGGTATCATGCTCCAAATgtcgtttttataaaaactgaaGATCCAGACTTACCTGCTTTTTATTTCGATCCATTAATAAACCCAATATCGCATAGACACGCCGTGAAAAGTCTCGAACCTCTCCCAGAAGATGATGAAGAATATCTCCTTCCAGAGCATGTACAACCTTTCTTACAAGAAACTCCCTTATATACCGATAACACCGCAAACGGAATATCTTTATTATGGGCCCCAAGGCCTTTTAATTTGCGATCAGGTCGATGTAGAAGAGCCATTGATATCCCACTGGTGAAATGTTGGTATCAAGAACATTGTCCTCCAGGTCAACCTGTTAAAGTTCGTGTtagttatcaaaaattattgaaatattttgttttgaacGCATTGAAACACCGTCCACCAAAAGCACAAAAGAAACGATACTTATTTAGGTCGTTTAAAGCGACTAAATTTTTCCAAACGACTACACTAGATTGGGTTGAAGCCGGTTTGCAAGTTTGTCGACAAGGATATAATATGTTAAACTTGTTGATACATcgaaaaaacttaaattatctGCATCTtgattacaattttaatttgaagcCAGTTAAAACTTTAACGACgaaggaaagaaaaaaatctcgTTTTGGAAACGCGTTTCATTTATGCAGggaaattttgaggttaactaaattaataattgactCGCATGTCCAGTATCGATTGAATAATGTTGATGCTTTCCAACTTTCCGATGGCttacaatacatttttgctcACGTTGGGCAATTAACCGGAATGTATCGATACAAATACAAGTTAATGAGGCAAATAAGGATGTGTAaagatttaaaacatttaatttattatagatttaataCGGTATGTTAAAATACGTCTAATTAAgtaagtattaaaataattttattttagggtCCTGTTGGTAAAGGTCCAGGTTGTGGATTTTGGGCACCTGGTTGGAGAGTTTGGTTATTTTTCATGCGCGGTATCACCCCTTTATTGGAACGCTGGCTTGGAAACCTTCTTTCGAGACAATTCGAAGGTCGCCATTCTAAAGGAGTCGCAAAAACGGTTACAAAACAACGCGTTGAATCCCATTTCGATTTAGAATTGCGCGCTTCAGTTATGCACGACATCGTCGATATGATGCCTGAAGGcatcaaacaaaataaagcaagGACGATTTTACAACATCTTTCAGAAGCGTGGAGATGCTGGAAGGCGAATATTCCGTGGAAAGTACCCGGATTACCAATACCGatagaaaatatgattttgcGCTATGTTAAAATGAAAGCTGATTGGTGGACGAATACAGCACATTATAATAGGGAGAGGATTCGAAGGGGTGCAACTGTCGATAAGACGGTTTGTAAGAAGAATCTTGGGCGGTTAACCAGGCTTTATTTAAAAGCTGAACAAGAAAgacaacataattatttaaaagtaaataattttgagtatCTTTTTATAAGTATTGAATTAACAGTTAAAATGATGAAACGCGCAGGGGTCCTGAAAGccaatttaaatgtttattggCAACTATTTTATTGATTCGTTTTAGATGAATCGTAGAATAGTTGGATAACGCGCATCTGATTAactataatatattattaaaatacaaaatatacagggtgattcacataagaaccgacacagagcagggcaGGGACATGGTAGagtgtaataaattaagatgatttaacgaaatttatctctatactaagttgttcCCCTGAgggtactataattaataattggtgatatttccacaaggatcctacaagaaattaattttatagcgaattttgaaagatgttgatgaaaattttatcaaaacatcacatattgttttcttaaaaactaaaagttatttttcaaatagtgttggttcattggaaagagcatacttttattaatattttgggaaattttcacaTTCATATTCcgagaaatcgattttaagcgaattattagaattt
Protein-coding regions in this window:
- the LOC111427163 gene encoding ER membrane protein complex subunit 8/9 homolog is translated as MSFYVKSASFKMTELIISARAYCKIILHAAKYGHCSINGVLLAKPTKGKDVEFVDAIPLFHVALNLTPMAEIALTEIDQYANQLGLVIAGYYTAHENLKECSIEKANHKIAEKVAENFPSACMVIVENHKLNLKGDNAAIKVAQYSDGKYRQVDVNKVSLAPKDTLGCCSQLLKERAYSHLIDFDNHLDDITEDWKNEYLNDNIDRLI